The Rhizobium leguminosarum genome includes a region encoding these proteins:
- a CDS encoding YegP family protein: MYKFEVYKDKGGEFRFRFKASNGEAMFSSEGYKAKASAMSAIESIKKNTPSAEIVDQTKAES, encoded by the coding sequence ATGTATAAATTCGAAGTCTATAAGGACAAGGGCGGGGAGTTCCGCTTCCGCTTCAAAGCATCGAACGGGGAAGCCATGTTCTCGTCGGAGGGCTACAAGGCGAAGGCGTCCGCCATGAGTGCCATCGAATCCATCAAGAAGAACACGCCAAGCGCCGAGATCGTCGACCAGACGAAGGCCGAATCCTGA
- a CDS encoding CheR family methyltransferase codes for MGMAAAVETQLPGDRISKRNFDKLARFIYDYSGIKMPPTKLTMLEGRLRRRLRATNHATFDDYCDFLFNEDGLAQETVYLIDVVTTNKTDFFREAKHFDYLQSVALPAITNSGVRTIRTWSAACSTGAEPYTMAMVLAEFAEGRNDVSYSVLATDLSTDVLQTARRGIYPEDLIAPVPRDLQRKYVLTAKQPGRREVRITPKLRSKIGFARMNLMDEKYAIGEPMHVIFCRNVLIYFDKQTQAGVLNRLCDCLAKGGYMFIGHSESITGFDLPLKQVSNTVFQRS; via the coding sequence ATGGGTATGGCAGCAGCGGTGGAAACCCAATTGCCGGGCGACCGGATCAGCAAGCGCAATTTCGACAAGCTTGCCCGGTTCATCTACGACTATAGCGGCATCAAGATGCCGCCAACCAAGCTGACGATGCTCGAAGGCCGGTTGAGGCGCCGCCTTCGCGCAACCAACCACGCGACATTCGACGATTATTGCGACTTCCTGTTTAATGAGGATGGCCTCGCCCAGGAAACCGTCTACCTCATCGACGTGGTGACGACGAACAAGACCGACTTCTTCCGCGAAGCCAAGCATTTCGACTACCTGCAGAGCGTGGCGTTGCCGGCGATCACCAATAGCGGCGTGCGGACTATCCGCACTTGGAGTGCGGCTTGCTCGACGGGGGCGGAACCCTACACGATGGCCATGGTGCTGGCGGAGTTTGCCGAAGGCCGCAACGACGTCTCCTACAGCGTGCTGGCGACCGACCTTTCCACCGACGTTCTGCAGACGGCGCGCCGTGGCATCTATCCGGAAGATTTGATCGCACCCGTGCCGCGCGACCTGCAGCGCAAATACGTGCTGACGGCCAAGCAGCCGGGTCGGCGGGAGGTGCGCATCACGCCGAAACTGCGCAGCAAGATCGGTTTTGCCCGTATGAACCTGATGGACGAGAAATACGCGATCGGCGAACCGATGCACGTCATCTTCTGCCGCAACGTGCTAATCTACTTCGACAAGCAGACTCAGGCCGGTGTTCTCAACCGCCTCTGTGATTGCCTGGCGAAGGGCGGCTATATGTTCATCGGTCATTCCGAATCGATCACCGGCTTCGATCTGCCGTTGAAGCAGGTCTCGAATACGGTGTTCCAGCGCAGCTAA
- a CDS encoding protein-glutamate methylesterase/protein-glutamine glutaminase, which yields MAKKIRVLIIDDSASIRQTLTHVLEQDPDIEIMAVASDPFMAARKLQEEIPDVITLDVEMPRMDGITFLRKLMSQRPIPVDVILKSKIGAADSLSDDAMRIREVVKSASHARLSNVRRAAGTIRSVSVEGPAKKLTADVMLPPPTGRAMAKTTEMVVCVGASTGGTEALREFLEELPANAPGMVIVQHMPEKFTAAFAKRLNGLCEVEVKEAVDGDPVLRGHVLIAPGDKHMLLERQGARYYVSVKTGPLVSRHRPSVDVLFRSAARSAGSNAMGIIMTGMGDDGARGMLEMHQTGAYTVAQDEASSVVFGMPKEAIAIGGVDRVLPLDQIAREVLMTQQKF from the coding sequence ATGGCTAAGAAAATCCGCGTTCTCATCATCGACGATTCCGCCAGCATCCGCCAGACGCTGACCCATGTGCTGGAGCAGGATCCCGATATCGAGATCATGGCGGTCGCATCCGACCCGTTCATGGCGGCGCGGAAGTTGCAGGAAGAGATCCCCGATGTCATCACGCTCGATGTGGAGATGCCGCGCATGGATGGCATCACCTTCCTGCGCAAGTTGATGTCGCAACGGCCGATCCCCGTCGACGTCATCCTGAAATCGAAGATCGGCGCCGCTGACAGCCTTTCCGACGACGCGATGCGCATTCGCGAAGTCGTCAAGAGCGCCTCGCATGCACGGCTTTCCAACGTCCGCCGCGCCGCCGGAACCATCCGCTCCGTCTCAGTGGAGGGGCCTGCCAAGAAGCTGACCGCGGATGTGATGCTGCCGCCGCCGACGGGGCGGGCCATGGCGAAGACGACCGAGATGGTCGTCTGCGTCGGCGCCTCCACCGGCGGCACCGAAGCACTGCGCGAGTTCCTGGAAGAACTGCCGGCCAATGCGCCTGGCATGGTGATCGTCCAGCATATGCCGGAGAAATTCACCGCCGCCTTCGCCAAGCGGTTGAACGGGCTCTGCGAGGTCGAGGTCAAGGAAGCCGTCGATGGCGATCCGGTGCTGCGCGGCCATGTGCTGATCGCGCCAGGCGACAAGCACATGCTGCTCGAACGCCAGGGTGCGCGCTACTATGTGAGCGTCAAGACCGGGCCTCTGGTGTCGCGACACCGGCCTTCCGTCGACGTGCTCTTCCGCTCGGCGGCGCGCTCGGCCGGCTCGAACGCCATGGGGATCATCATGACCGGCATGGGCGACGACGGCGCGCGCGGCATGCTGGAAATGCACCAGACCGGCGCCTACACGGTGGCGCAGGACGAGGCGAGTTCCGTTGTTTTCGGCATGCCGAAGGAGGCGATCGCCATAGGCGGCGTCGACCGGGTCCTGCCGCTCGATCAGATTGCTCGTGAAGTGCTGATGACGCAGCAGAAGTTTTAA
- a CDS encoding YciI family protein, with translation MQYALIIREAAEDFARRGDPTYRDGWVAYSQALAQAGIMTGGAGLTGPETGTIVRRKGEDHDVQDGPYPDGKEQLGGFYLIDVPDMDTALEWATRVPISDKGSVEVRPRLQM, from the coding sequence ATGCAATATGCTCTCATCATTCGCGAAGCCGCCGAGGACTTCGCTCGCCGTGGCGATCCCACCTACCGCGACGGCTGGGTCGCCTACAGCCAGGCGCTCGCCCAGGCCGGGATCATGACTGGCGGCGCCGGGCTGACGGGCCCTGAAACCGGCACGATCGTGCGCCGCAAAGGCGAGGACCATGATGTGCAGGACGGCCCCTATCCGGACGGCAAGGAACAGCTCGGCGGTTTCTATCTGATCGACGTCCCCGACATGGACACCGCGCTCGAATGGGCGACCCGCGTTCCGATCTCCGACAAGGGTTCGGTCGAGGTGCGCCCGCGCCTGCAGATGTGA
- a CDS encoding inositol monophosphatase family protein, translated as MARSALLNVMVQAALKAGKSLGRDFGEVQNLQVSVKGPGDFVSTADRKAEKIVREELLKARPTYGFLGEESEEIKGTDGAHRWIVDPLDGTTNFLHGIPAFAVSVALERNGEIVAAVVFNPATDELYTAERGGGAFLNDRRLRVAARRALSDCVIGCGVPALGKRNHGKFLVELRHVMGEVAGIRRLGSPTLDLAYVAAGRFDGFWEAELAPWDMAAGILLIREAGGFATDWDGGATMLESGTIVAGNEIIHKALIEVVKRPVPAK; from the coding sequence ATGGCTCGTTCAGCTCTTCTCAATGTCATGGTTCAGGCTGCCCTCAAGGCAGGAAAATCGCTGGGGCGTGATTTCGGCGAAGTGCAGAACCTGCAGGTTTCCGTGAAGGGGCCGGGCGATTTCGTTTCCACCGCCGATCGCAAGGCCGAAAAGATCGTCAGGGAAGAGCTACTGAAGGCGCGTCCGACCTATGGCTTCCTCGGCGAGGAAAGTGAGGAAATCAAGGGCACGGACGGTGCGCATCGCTGGATCGTCGACCCGCTCGACGGCACGACGAACTTTTTGCACGGCATCCCAGCCTTCGCGGTCTCGGTCGCTCTCGAGCGCAACGGCGAGATCGTTGCCGCCGTCGTCTTCAATCCGGCGACCGACGAGCTCTATACCGCCGAGCGCGGCGGCGGCGCCTTCCTTAACGACCGGCGCCTGCGCGTCGCCGCGCGCCGGGCGCTGTCGGATTGCGTCATCGGCTGTGGCGTGCCGGCTCTCGGCAAGCGCAATCACGGCAAGTTCCTGGTCGAGCTTCGCCACGTAATGGGCGAAGTGGCAGGCATCCGGCGCCTGGGCTCGCCGACGCTTGATCTTGCCTATGTCGCGGCCGGGCGGTTCGACGGTTTCTGGGAGGCCGAGCTTGCGCCGTGGGACATGGCGGCCGGCATCCTGCTCATCCGTGAAGCTGGCGGTTTCGCCACCGATTGGGACGGAGGCGCAACGATGCTGGAGAGCGGCACCATCGTCGCCGGCAACGAGATTATCCACAAGGCGCTGATCGAAGTCGTCAAGCGGCCGGTTCCCGCCAAGTGA
- a CDS encoding peptidoglycan -binding protein — translation MALARNRRRERTVDYWPGFVDALSTLLISIMFLLTVFVVGQFILSREISGRDEVLNRLNSQINELTQLLALEKGSNQDLQDSVANLQASLASAEGDRSRLQALLNAGSGGQDAAQKRIGAMTQELDQQKQVSERALSQVELLNQQIAALRSQIAAVEAALQASEEKDRVSQTKIADLGSRLNVALAARVQELNRYRSDFFGRLREILSDRENIRIVGDRFVFQSEVLFPSGGADLNPEGRTEMAKLASALLDLAKEIPPEINWVLRVDGHTDNVPLGGTGRYRDNWELSSARAISVVKFLIAQGVPADRLVAAGFGEFQPIAPGDTPDARSTNRRIELKLTEK, via the coding sequence ATGGCTCTTGCCCGCAACCGGCGCCGCGAACGCACGGTGGATTACTGGCCGGGTTTCGTCGACGCGCTGTCGACGCTGCTCATTTCTATCATGTTCCTGCTGACGGTCTTTGTCGTCGGGCAATTCATCCTCAGCCGCGAGATTAGCGGACGCGATGAGGTGCTCAATCGTCTCAACAGTCAGATCAACGAGCTGACGCAGCTTCTTGCGCTTGAAAAGGGCAGCAATCAGGATCTCCAGGATTCGGTCGCCAATCTGCAGGCCTCGCTTGCCAGTGCCGAAGGTGACCGGTCGCGGCTGCAGGCGCTGCTGAATGCCGGTTCGGGCGGCCAGGATGCGGCGCAAAAGCGGATCGGGGCGATGACGCAGGAGCTCGACCAGCAGAAGCAGGTGAGCGAACGGGCGCTCAGCCAGGTCGAACTGCTGAACCAGCAGATCGCAGCGCTTCGCAGCCAGATCGCCGCCGTCGAAGCAGCCCTTCAGGCGTCGGAGGAGAAAGACCGGGTCTCGCAGACCAAGATCGCCGATCTCGGCAGCCGCCTCAACGTGGCGCTCGCCGCGCGCGTGCAGGAGCTGAACCGCTACCGCTCCGACTTCTTCGGCCGTCTGCGCGAGATCCTTTCGGACCGCGAAAATATCCGCATCGTCGGCGACCGGTTCGTTTTCCAGTCGGAAGTGCTGTTTCCCTCGGGCGGCGCCGATCTCAACCCGGAGGGGCGGACCGAGATGGCGAAGCTTGCTAGCGCCCTTCTCGATCTTGCCAAGGAAATTCCGCCCGAGATTAACTGGGTGCTGCGCGTCGATGGCCATACCGACAATGTGCCGCTTGGCGGAACGGGCCGCTATCGCGACAATTGGGAACTCTCCTCGGCGCGCGCGATTTCGGTCGTCAAGTTCCTGATCGCACAGGGCGTGCCGGCCGACCGGCTGGTTGCCGCCGGCTTCGGCGAGTTCCAGCCGATCGCGCCTGGCGATACGCCGGATGCGCGCTCTACCAACCGCCGCATCGAGCTGAAGCTGACCGAGAAGTGA
- a CDS encoding MotA/TolQ/ExbB proton channel family protein, whose amino-acid sequence MENVNVAEIGSTEKTAGTYAYRLSSPMPFLWTMLLFLVIVGFIAAILFRQTQTAFMHNPGLNGLILGVLAVGIILVFNHVLALRPEVRWFNSFRAAGSADKVNRNPRLLAPMRALLGSRKSSLALSTTALRSILDSIATRLDESRDVSRYLIGLLVFLGLLGTFWGLIGTIGSISIVIQSLDAGSNGTGDVLSALKEGLSTPLSGMGQAFSSSLLGLSGSLILGFLDLQAGRAQNRFYMELENWLSSVTDVGSDLAPALEAVSGASSDDMRALSDYLRKVSEEGGAGSQRSVAAMASLAEGIQGLVKNMRNEQQMLRDWIEAQQDEAKAMRRTLDRLAERIGVQERGGERGERLRDRASHAEKSEGK is encoded by the coding sequence ATGGAAAATGTGAATGTGGCGGAGATCGGCTCCACCGAAAAGACGGCGGGCACTTATGCCTACAGGCTTTCGAGCCCCATGCCCTTCCTCTGGACGATGCTGCTTTTCCTCGTCATCGTCGGCTTTATCGCCGCCATCCTTTTCCGGCAGACGCAAACCGCCTTCATGCACAACCCGGGCCTCAACGGCCTGATCCTCGGCGTTCTCGCGGTCGGAATCATCCTTGTTTTCAATCATGTACTGGCGCTTCGCCCCGAGGTGCGCTGGTTTAATTCCTTCCGCGCCGCCGGCAGCGCCGACAAGGTCAACCGCAATCCGCGGCTGCTTGCGCCAATGCGGGCGCTGCTCGGCAGCCGCAAGTCCTCACTGGCACTGTCGACGACGGCGCTGCGCTCGATCCTCGATTCGATCGCCACCCGCCTCGACGAATCGCGCGACGTTTCGCGCTACCTGATCGGCCTCTTGGTCTTCCTCGGCCTGCTCGGCACCTTCTGGGGCCTCATCGGCACGATCGGTTCGATCAGCATTGTCATCCAGTCCCTCGATGCCGGCTCGAACGGCACCGGAGACGTGCTCTCGGCGCTGAAGGAAGGGCTTTCCACGCCGCTTTCGGGCATGGGCCAGGCGTTTTCCTCCTCGCTGCTCGGCCTTTCCGGTTCGCTCATTCTCGGCTTCCTCGACCTGCAGGCCGGCCGCGCGCAAAACCGCTTCTACATGGAGCTGGAAAACTGGCTGTCCTCGGTCACGGATGTCGGCTCCGATCTTGCCCCAGCTCTCGAGGCCGTTTCCGGCGCTTCCTCGGACGACATGCGCGCGCTCTCCGATTATCTGCGTAAGGTCTCCGAAGAGGGCGGCGCCGGCAGCCAGCGCTCCGTCGCCGCCATGGCAAGCCTTGCCGAAGGCATTCAAGGCCTCGTCAAGAACATGCGCAACGAGCAGCAGATGCTGCGCGACTGGATCGAGGCGCAGCAGGACGAGGCCAAGGCGATGCGTCGCACGCTCGACCGGCTTGCCGAACGCATCGGCGTGCAGGAGCGCGGCGGCGAGAGGGGCGAGCGCTTGCGCGACCGCGCCAGCCACGCAGAAAAGAGCGAGGGCAAGTAA
- a CDS encoding HAMP domain-containing methyl-accepting chemotaxis protein gives MRFTIKLKLSLVFGFIVLLTCAMAGLSIYNLSSLNSEISIMVAGPVANLRDSGDLSDAVMRSIRAEKDAIINTDPTKIAGYVDEISQQREQIKTLQARLAASEDPDIRNGMGQFGDLYGKWTALQDRVAGLATQNTTESNARAGVISMGEGQQVTTQLLGILTKLNDTVTGNVAETDAATNDQYARSRNLLVMMTIGLIIVSSAAAIWILLNISRGLKRAVNLADAVSIGDLEQNIEHKSNDEIRDLVHSMSRMTANLRTTATIANQISNGDLTVSPKPLSEKDMLGIALEQMVERLRGVVADAIAAAENVSAGSQELSSSSEQVSQGATEQAASAEEASASMEEMAANIKQNADNAAQTEKIARQSAKDAEASGEAVSRAVDAMRTIAQKIGIVQEIARQTDLLALNAAVEAARAGEHGKGFAVVASEVRKLAERSQSAAAEIGAMSGDTVKAAQEAGDMLGRLVPDIRKTAELVSEISAACREQDIGASQINEAIQQLDKVTQQNAGASEQMSATSEELASQAEELQTSIAFFKVDMAGGRRDRTPAARMTVRSPAPATARKPGAKKPAANSVAGQQARAKGFALDLSMGGPDDGDAEFKESA, from the coding sequence ATGCGCTTCACGATCAAACTCAAACTGAGCCTGGTGTTCGGTTTCATCGTTCTCCTGACCTGTGCCATGGCCGGTCTCTCGATCTACAATCTCTCGTCGCTGAACAGCGAGATCTCGATCATGGTTGCCGGTCCGGTCGCCAATCTGCGTGATTCCGGCGATCTCTCCGATGCCGTGATGCGCTCGATCCGCGCCGAAAAGGATGCGATCATCAACACCGATCCGACCAAGATCGCCGGTTATGTCGATGAGATCTCGCAGCAGCGCGAGCAGATCAAGACATTGCAGGCTCGCCTCGCTGCTTCGGAAGACCCTGATATCAGGAATGGCATGGGCCAGTTCGGCGATCTCTACGGCAAGTGGACAGCGCTGCAGGATCGCGTCGCCGGTCTCGCCACGCAGAACACGACGGAGTCCAACGCTCGGGCCGGCGTCATCTCGATGGGCGAAGGCCAGCAGGTGACGACCCAGCTTCTCGGCATCCTCACTAAGCTGAACGACACGGTGACCGGCAATGTCGCCGAAACCGACGCCGCCACCAACGACCAGTATGCGCGGTCACGCAATCTGCTTGTCATGATGACGATCGGCCTGATCATCGTCTCGTCGGCAGCAGCGATCTGGATCCTGCTCAACATTTCGCGCGGCCTGAAGCGCGCCGTCAACCTTGCCGATGCCGTCAGCATCGGCGATCTCGAACAGAACATCGAGCACAAGAGCAACGACGAAATCCGCGATCTCGTCCATTCGATGAGCCGGATGACGGCGAACCTGCGCACTACCGCAACGATCGCCAACCAGATCTCGAACGGCGACCTGACTGTCTCTCCGAAGCCCCTTTCGGAGAAGGATATGCTCGGCATCGCGCTGGAGCAGATGGTCGAGCGCCTGCGCGGCGTCGTCGCCGATGCGATCGCCGCCGCTGAGAATGTCTCGGCCGGCAGCCAGGAACTGTCCTCGAGCTCCGAGCAGGTGTCGCAGGGCGCCACCGAACAGGCCGCATCGGCCGAAGAAGCATCCGCCTCGATGGAAGAGATGGCCGCCAACATCAAGCAGAACGCCGACAACGCTGCACAGACAGAAAAGATCGCCCGCCAGTCGGCCAAGGATGCCGAAGCCAGCGGCGAAGCCGTCTCTCGCGCTGTCGATGCGATGCGCACGATTGCCCAGAAGATCGGCATCGTCCAGGAGATCGCCCGCCAGACAGACCTTCTCGCTCTCAACGCTGCCGTCGAAGCCGCTCGTGCCGGCGAGCATGGCAAGGGTTTTGCGGTCGTCGCTTCGGAGGTGCGCAAGCTTGCCGAGCGCAGCCAGTCGGCCGCTGCCGAAATCGGCGCGATGTCCGGTGATACTGTCAAAGCCGCCCAGGAAGCGGGCGACATGCTCGGCCGCCTGGTACCCGACATCCGCAAGACGGCGGAACTGGTCTCCGAGATCAGCGCTGCCTGCCGCGAACAGGATATCGGCGCCTCGCAGATCAACGAGGCGATCCAGCAGCTCGACAAGGTAACGCAGCAGAATGCCGGCGCCTCCGAGCAGATGTCCGCAACCTCGGAAGAGCTCGCCTCCCAGGCCGAGGAACTGCAGACGTCGATCGCCTTCTTCAAGGTCGATATGGCGGGCGGCCGCCGTGACCGCACGCCAGCTGCCAGGATGACGGTGCGCAGTCCGGCTCCGGCCACCGCGCGCAAGCCGGGGGCCAAAAAACCAGCCGCCAACAGCGTCGCCGGTCAGCAGGCGCGGGCGAAAGGCTTCGCTCTCGATCTCTCCATGGGCGGTCCCGATGATGGGGACGCCGAATTCAAGGAAAGCGCATGA
- a CDS encoding Bug family tripartite tricarboxylate transporter substrate binding protein yields the protein MALSDMTRRAGLALGFGMLAAIAVGASATAADFPDRAITMVVPFAAGGSTDVVARIVAQKMSEDLGQQVIVQNVAGAGGNLGAGNVARAEPDGYTILMGTVATHALNPLILKSTPYDAEKDFAPISLLVVVPNVLVVNPELPAKTVQELVALLKAEPDKYSYASSGNGTPLHLSGELFKSMAGVSMQHIPYKGAGPALNDVIGNQVPIMFDNLPSSSSHIKAGTLRALAVTTAERAPSFPDVPTVAESGIPGYETYTWNALFAPATTPSEVVTRLNASAKKALADPAVAERMKEFSATIVGSTPEELAAHVKAELAKWGPVVKGANIQME from the coding sequence ATGGCGCTTTCCGATATGACGCGACGTGCGGGCCTTGCGCTCGGTTTCGGTATGCTTGCGGCCATTGCCGTCGGCGCCTCTGCCACCGCTGCAGATTTTCCCGATCGCGCGATCACCATGGTCGTGCCCTTCGCGGCCGGCGGCTCGACCGATGTCGTCGCCCGCATCGTCGCGCAGAAGATGTCGGAGGATCTCGGCCAACAGGTGATCGTCCAGAACGTCGCCGGCGCCGGCGGCAATCTCGGCGCCGGTAACGTCGCCCGCGCCGAACCGGACGGCTACACCATCCTGATGGGCACGGTCGCGACCCACGCCCTCAATCCGCTGATCCTGAAATCGACGCCATATGACGCCGAAAAGGATTTCGCACCGATCTCGCTGCTCGTCGTCGTGCCGAATGTGCTGGTCGTCAATCCGGAACTGCCGGCAAAGACCGTGCAGGAACTGGTCGCCCTGCTGAAGGCCGAGCCCGACAAATACAGCTACGCCTCATCGGGCAACGGCACGCCTTTGCATCTTTCCGGCGAACTCTTCAAGTCCATGGCCGGCGTCAGCATGCAACACATCCCCTATAAGGGTGCTGGTCCGGCATTGAACGACGTCATCGGCAACCAGGTGCCGATCATGTTCGACAACCTGCCCTCCTCGTCGAGCCACATCAAGGCCGGCACTCTGCGGGCGCTGGCAGTGACCACGGCCGAGCGCGCGCCCTCCTTCCCCGACGTACCGACCGTCGCCGAGTCAGGCATTCCAGGTTACGAGACCTATACCTGGAACGCGCTTTTCGCCCCGGCCACGACGCCGAGCGAGGTCGTGACGCGCCTCAACGCCTCGGCTAAAAAGGCGCTCGCCGACCCAGCCGTCGCGGAACGGATGAAAGAATTCAGCGCCACCATCGTCGGCTCGACGCCGGAGGAACTCGCCGCCCATGTGAAGGCCGAACTCGCCAAATGGGGACCGGTCGTCAAGGGCGCAAACATCCAGATGGAGTGA
- a CDS encoding RNA polymerase sigma factor, which yields MPLDAGRAAEKVARQSYGKLIAFLAARSRDVPAAEDALSEALASALRVWPERGIPRNPEAWLVVAARRNLMQAARHRTVEANAQTTISVAFEEAEERMNAAGSAVFPDERLKLLFACTHPTIDSSVHTALMLQTVLGIEARTIARTFVVSPETISQRLVRAKVKIRDAGIPFAVPPRPALPGRLAAVLSAIYAAYGLGWDGLDGEEERHSLAGEAIWLGRALLAVLPNEPEAIGLLSLMLHCEARRSARRDDSGRYVPLDEQDAAAWNAIMIAEADALLRKAGSFDRFGPFQCQAAIQSVHAARRLSGTTDWQALTTLYAALVMMKPMLGARVSQAAVIGRASSATAGLEQLDKLDPRDIASYQPYWAVRAFLLTKAGDDTAAADAYMTAIGLSDSPAVRDFLTGRLKDAWQAI from the coding sequence ATGCCGCTCGATGCCGGACGCGCTGCCGAAAAGGTGGCGCGTCAGTCCTACGGCAAGCTGATCGCCTTTCTCGCCGCCCGCTCGCGCGACGTGCCGGCGGCAGAGGATGCATTGTCGGAAGCGCTGGCTTCGGCGCTTCGCGTCTGGCCGGAACGCGGCATTCCCCGCAATCCGGAAGCCTGGCTGGTGGTGGCTGCCCGCCGCAACCTCATGCAGGCGGCCCGCCACCGCACCGTCGAGGCCAATGCACAAACGACGATATCGGTCGCCTTCGAGGAGGCGGAGGAACGCATGAATGCGGCCGGCAGTGCCGTCTTTCCCGATGAGCGGCTCAAACTGCTCTTCGCCTGCACCCATCCCACCATCGACAGCTCCGTGCATACGGCGCTGATGCTGCAGACCGTTCTCGGCATCGAGGCGAGAACCATCGCACGGACCTTCGTCGTTTCGCCAGAAACAATAAGCCAGCGGCTGGTGCGGGCCAAGGTGAAGATCCGCGATGCCGGCATTCCCTTCGCCGTCCCGCCTCGCCCCGCCTTGCCCGGGCGGTTGGCGGCGGTGCTTTCGGCGATCTACGCGGCTTACGGTCTTGGCTGGGACGGTCTCGATGGCGAGGAAGAGCGCCATTCGCTCGCCGGCGAGGCGATCTGGCTCGGCCGTGCGCTTCTGGCGGTGCTGCCGAACGAGCCGGAAGCGATCGGCCTGCTGTCGCTGATGCTCCACTGCGAAGCCCGCCGCAGCGCCCGGCGCGACGATAGCGGCCGATATGTGCCGCTGGACGAGCAGGATGCGGCCGCGTGGAACGCGATCATGATTGCCGAGGCGGATGCACTGCTGCGCAAGGCCGGCAGCTTCGACCGTTTCGGCCCCTTCCAGTGCCAAGCGGCGATCCAATCCGTGCATGCAGCGCGCCGGCTGTCGGGAACGACCGACTGGCAGGCGCTGACGACACTCTACGCAGCGCTGGTGATGATGAAGCCGATGCTGGGTGCGCGTGTCAGCCAGGCTGCGGTGATCGGCAGGGCCTCGAGCGCCACTGCCGGCCTGGAGCAACTCGACAAGCTCGATCCGCGCGACATCGCAAGCTACCAGCCCTACTGGGCGGTGCGTGCCTTTCTCCTGACCAAGGCCGGCGATGATACCGCGGCAGCCGATGCCTATATGACAGCCATCGGCCTCAGCGACAGCCCCGCCGTGCGCGATTTTCTCACCGGCCGGCTAAAGGACGCGTGGCAGGCGATATGA
- a CDS encoding chemotaxis protein CheW, giving the protein MIMATTSLEAQFVTFSLGDEIFAVPVEVVREILDYAEAFKIPNGPDYLLGLRDVRGQGVPTIDLRLKLGMTKTVPTPHTRVLVLDVPMESRLLTLGLVADRVFEVTPFRREQIEAAPDIGVRWRSDYIAGVVRRENGFVVIIDLARLLSREDASALQSAA; this is encoded by the coding sequence ATGATCATGGCCACGACCTCCCTGGAAGCGCAATTCGTGACCTTCAGCCTCGGCGACGAGATCTTCGCGGTGCCGGTTGAGGTGGTGCGGGAAATCCTCGACTATGCGGAGGCCTTCAAGATTCCGAATGGTCCCGACTATTTGCTCGGTCTGCGCGACGTGCGCGGGCAGGGCGTGCCGACGATCGATCTTCGCTTGAAGCTCGGCATGACGAAGACCGTGCCGACGCCGCACACGCGCGTGCTCGTGCTCGACGTGCCGATGGAAAGCCGGCTGCTGACGCTCGGCCTCGTGGCCGACCGGGTCTTCGAGGTCACGCCGTTCCGGCGTGAGCAGATCGAGGCGGCGCCCGATATCGGCGTGCGCTGGCGCTCGGACTATATCGCCGGCGTCGTTCGCCGTGAAAACGGTTTTGTCGTCATCATCGATCTTGCACGCTTGCTGTCGCGCGAGGATGCCTCGGCACTGCAATCGGCGGCCTGA